One Candidatus Lokiarchaeota archaeon DNA segment encodes these proteins:
- a CDS encoding DUF2254 domain-containing protein, with the protein MLSRRLFCRRGKKKYSERNSGKPIEISLNNWTLKDSKSKSRKNNRSWLLILSVQNERTWDEIAMMRSKLPTYYEKLKATYWFIPAIMVVISIVLSFVCVAIDEAYAVRLEDILGWIDVADTEGAYSFLSTVAGSMIGTTGVVFSITIVALVQASSQYGPRLLSTFLRDRGNQVVLGTFISTYTYCLFVLRSVDTSPGAVFIPSFSLFVAIILAMISVVVLVYFFHHVSTSLQAEHIIAEVGRDLEDAIKRLFPESIDYTIYQYALRDERDLTKACKEETESFIESQTSGYLQAVDSEALVKIAEKHDLTMRIARRPGDFVTKAGELVSITPGEHSINEITNEIVDAFIIGDQRLRINDVEFTVNQLVEIAVRALSPGINDPFTAMACIDQLASGLSELVKRSIPAGYHYDSEDRLRVITDPLTFAGIIEAAFNQIRQNGYSNVAVTIRLLEAIKTIAPHTQTKEQRVTLSRQAEMLRRASQQEIPEKLDREDIEERYQAAMQALDQT; encoded by the coding sequence ATGCTGTCGAGGCGTCTTTTCTGTCGGAGGGGCAAAAAGAAGTACTCAGAAAGGAATTCAGGGAAACCTATAGAAATATCTCTGAACAACTGGACCTTAAAAGACTCAAAGAGCAAGAGTCGTAAGAATAATAGAAGCTGGTTGCTAATACTATCTGTTCAGAATGAAAGAACTTGGGATGAAATTGCCATGATGCGGTCGAAATTACCCACCTATTACGAGAAACTCAAGGCCACATATTGGTTCATACCCGCAATCATGGTAGTGATTTCAATCGTGCTCTCCTTTGTGTGTGTTGCGATTGATGAAGCATATGCTGTCCGCCTAGAAGATATCCTAGGATGGATAGATGTTGCCGATACGGAGGGGGCATATTCGTTTCTTTCTACTGTTGCAGGGTCAATGATTGGCACCACAGGGGTAGTCTTCTCTATCACCATAGTTGCGCTTGTACAAGCATCCAGCCAGTATGGTCCCAGATTGCTCAGTACCTTTCTGCGAGATCGAGGTAACCAAGTTGTCCTTGGAACATTTATCTCGACATACACCTACTGTCTCTTCGTGTTACGAAGTGTGGATACTAGCCCAGGAGCGGTTTTCATTCCTAGTTTCTCATTGTTTGTTGCAATCATTTTAGCCATGATAAGTGTGGTCGTGCTTGTATATTTCTTTCATCACGTTTCTACTTCATTGCAGGCAGAACATATCATTGCGGAGGTTGGTCGGGACCTTGAAGATGCCATCAAACGGCTTTTCCCCGAATCCATAGACTACACCATCTATCAATATGCATTGAGAGATGAAAGAGACCTCACAAAAGCGTGCAAAGAAGAAACCGAGTCCTTCATAGAATCCCAAACGAGTGGTTATCTACAGGCGGTAGATTCTGAAGCACTGGTGAAAATCGCGGAGAAGCATGATCTCACGATGCGCATTGCGCGGCGCCCCGGGGATTTCGTTACAAAAGCGGGCGAACTTGTCAGTATTACCCCTGGAGAACATTCCATCAATGAAATAACGAACGAAATCGTTGATGCATTCATCATAGGTGACCAGCGCTTGCGCATAAACGATGTGGAGTTTACAGTGAATCAACTTGTCGAAATCGCTGTTCGCGCGCTCTCCCCAGGCATAAATGACCCATTCACTGCAATGGCATGTATTGACCAGCTAGCCTCAGGTCTTTCAGAGCTAGTTAAGCGAAGCATTCCGGCTGGATATCATTATGATAGCGAAGACAGATTGCGTGTGATTACGGACCCGCTAACGTTCGCAGGAATTATTGAGGCTGCATTCAATCAAATCCGGCAGAATGGATACTCAAACGTTGCAGTCACCATTCGCCTACTAGAGGCAATCAAGACGATTGCTCCGCACACGCAGACTAAAGAACAAAGAGTAACACTGTCAAGACAGGCAGAAATGCTTCGCCGTGCCAGCCAACAAGAGATTCCAGAGAAACTCGACCGTGAAGATATAGAAGAAAGATATCAGGCTGCTATGCAGGCGCTTGACCAGACATAA
- the add gene encoding adenosine deaminase, which produces MNTLEAIRHLPKAELHIHLLGAVRPKTLVQIIKAEDIDTPYNSQEKMQKLFRYQNFGHFIEVYSQLIGLIQHERHFERLAHEVLEDCANQNIRYVELSFSSIDHVREGLDFEDMLDAIDRGTERAHRDFGILADIRIDLVRNFGPDTAMQTLDAIERKPENIVSVDIGGSEHKFPPQPFESVYERAKQMGLHLVAHAGEAAGPKSIWDAIKYLDVERVGHAVSAIDDPDLMKYMKEHDIAIESCPVSNLRTRAVESMERHPIREFYDHGLLVTVNSDDPTLFQTNLNNEYKELHRELDFQIDDLFQLSLNAVEASFLSEGQKEVLRKEFRETYRNISEQLDLKRLKEQES; this is translated from the coding sequence ATGAATACTCTTGAAGCGATTCGGCATCTTCCGAAGGCCGAGTTGCACATCCATCTATTAGGAGCTGTGCGACCCAAAACACTAGTTCAAATCATCAAAGCCGAGGATATAGACACTCCCTACAACAGCCAAGAGAAAATGCAGAAGTTGTTCCGGTATCAGAATTTTGGGCATTTCATCGAAGTATATAGCCAACTCATTGGGCTTATTCAACATGAAAGGCATTTCGAAAGGTTAGCTCATGAAGTGCTTGAGGATTGTGCGAATCAGAATATTCGATACGTAGAACTGAGTTTCTCGTCCATAGACCATGTGCGAGAAGGACTGGATTTTGAGGATATGCTTGATGCGATTGACAGAGGAACCGAGAGAGCCCACCGAGATTTTGGAATACTAGCCGACATCAGGATTGATCTTGTGCGGAACTTTGGGCCCGATACAGCAATGCAAACACTTGATGCCATCGAAAGAAAACCAGAGAATATCGTTTCGGTGGATATAGGGGGTAGTGAACACAAATTCCCGCCTCAGCCATTCGAGTCGGTATATGAAAGAGCAAAGCAGATGGGACTTCACTTGGTCGCTCATGCAGGAGAAGCTGCTGGTCCGAAGTCAATATGGGATGCAATCAAGTATCTTGATGTTGAGAGGGTGGGTCATGCTGTATCCGCGATAGATGATCCCGACTTGATGAAATACATGAAGGAACACGACATAGCCATCGAATCTTGTCCAGTAAGTAATCTTCGAACAAGGGCAGTTGAGTCAATGGAAAGGCATCCTATTCGCGAATTTTATGACCATGGCTTACTTGTTACAGTGAATAGTGATGACCCGACTCTGTTCCAGACTAATCTGAACAACGAATACAAGGAATTGCATAGAGAACTTGATTTTCAGATAGACGACCTGTTTCAGCTTTCGCTTAATGCTGTCGAGGCGTCTTTTCTGTCGGAGGGGCAAAAAGAAGTACTCAGAAAGGAATTCAGGGAAACCTATAGAAATATCTCTGAACAACTGGACCTTAAAAGACTCAAAGAGCAAGAGTCGTAA
- a CDS encoding DUF1295 domain-containing protein, producing the protein MRVNSRYGKEKTDMLFRITFLFTFVLFWGIRGYYVRKTKFGKKSRSERLQAIREEGKASSFLLLVVFWIYITIAAMYLLDLDIIAWSYIPLITELRALGVILGSISIAYVFWAHHVLRENYSAMLETSQEQKLIKEGPYGRVRHPIYSAHVLLDIALVFISGNWLLLLIFIISMPFTYKRIFNEEKMMIEEFGEEYENYMKETGRLFPKIP; encoded by the coding sequence ATGAGGGTAAATAGTCGATATGGAAAGGAGAAAACCGACATGCTTTTTCGGATTACCTTCCTGTTCACTTTCGTTCTATTCTGGGGCATCCGAGGCTATTACGTCAGGAAGACCAAGTTCGGGAAGAAATCCCGTAGTGAACGTCTACAGGCAATAAGGGAAGAAGGCAAAGCTAGTTCATTTCTACTCTTGGTAGTTTTTTGGATATACATAACAATTGCAGCAATGTATCTGCTCGATTTAGATATCATTGCTTGGTCGTATATTCCCCTCATTACTGAATTGCGGGCTCTTGGGGTGATCCTAGGCAGTATCTCAATTGCCTACGTGTTTTGGGCACATCACGTACTTCGGGAGAACTACTCTGCAATGCTGGAGACATCACAAGAGCAAAAGCTGATCAAAGAGGGACCATACGGAAGAGTTCGTCATCCAATATACAGTGCACATGTCCTCCTTGATATCGCACTAGTGTTCATCTCTGGGAACTGGTTGCTTCTTCTAATCTTCATAATCTCGATGCCTTTCACATACAAGAGAATCTTCAACGAGGAAAAAATGATGATTGAGGAGTTTGGTGAGGAATACGAGAACTACATGAAAGAGACTGGCCGTCTGTTTCCCAAAATTCCTTGA
- a CDS encoding methylated-DNA--[protein]-cysteine S-methyltransferase, with the protein MNKYPGDNCNTMMDKSEVKTEEDIRRFLADRTEFEKDVYLATYRIPEGKVSTYGRIAKKIGRPNAYRAVGNTLHKNPLHPVVPCHRVVKNDGSFGGDEKRAAERRKQVEDEDVPISNGKVQLCDDILWPSDE; encoded by the coding sequence TTGAATAAATACCCGGGCGATAACTGTAACACTATGATGGATAAGAGTGAAGTCAAAACTGAAGAAGACATCAGACGATTTCTGGCAGATAGGACTGAATTCGAGAAGGATGTTTATCTGGCAACCTATAGGATTCCAGAAGGAAAGGTTAGTACGTATGGCCGGATAGCTAAGAAGATCGGAAGACCCAACGCGTACCGTGCCGTCGGAAATACACTTCATAAGAATCCGCTACATCCTGTTGTCCCCTGTCACCGTGTTGTCAAGAATGATGGCAGCTTCGGGGGCGATGAAAAAAGAGCAGCGGAAAGGAGAAAACAGGTGGAAGACGAGGATGTACCGATAAGCAATGGAAAGGTTCAGTTATGCGATGACATACTCTGGCCTAGCGACGAATGA
- a CDS encoding TSUP family transporter, whose amino-acid sequence MQTWVNPTISVLLLLAALGFLGGFVDNAFGMGYSLLTPIFLFLGFNPLLVVPTLLLSQTVAGLSGSVFHHLYKNVDFRERDGRQTRIYLLFTGTGVAGAILSATLAVTLPQWFMLLYIGLMLLIVGIIVRFKINFTGGWWKMYAASAIGGFNKAIAGGGYGPLVTSVQIMCGSKVKSSVGTTQFSEATISSIGFIIYYVLNGGFALIPVIQSMVVLVVTGAVAAPMGALLVKRLDEHMARKAVGVSSIILGIITLGRFLLLW is encoded by the coding sequence ATGCAAACGTGGGTCAATCCAACGATATCCGTTCTACTGCTGTTGGCCGCTCTTGGATTCCTCGGTGGTTTCGTTGACAATGCCTTTGGAATGGGCTACAGCCTTCTTACACCTATCTTCCTCTTTCTTGGCTTTAATCCCCTCCTAGTTGTACCCACTCTTTTGCTCTCACAAACGGTTGCTGGCCTTTCGGGTTCCGTCTTTCACCATCTCTACAAGAATGTGGATTTCAGGGAACGTGATGGCAGACAAACGAGAATCTATCTTCTCTTCACAGGGACCGGCGTAGCTGGTGCAATACTATCCGCTACTTTGGCAGTGACCCTACCGCAATGGTTCATGCTACTCTATATCGGCCTTATGTTGCTGATTGTTGGGATTATTGTTCGTTTCAAGATCAATTTCACCGGAGGATGGTGGAAAATGTACGCAGCCAGCGCGATTGGCGGTTTCAACAAAGCAATCGCAGGTGGGGGATATGGTCCACTTGTGACGAGTGTGCAAATCATGTGTGGCAGTAAAGTGAAAAGCTCGGTTGGAACCACTCAGTTTTCAGAAGCTACAATCTCCTCAATCGGTTTTATAATCTATTATGTACTCAACGGCGGATTTGCACTTATTCCGGTTATCCAGTCGATGGTCGTGTTGGTTGTTACCGGTGCTGTGGCAGCTCCTATGGGCGCATTGCTTGTCAAGCGACTAGATGAACATATGGCACGTAAGGCGGTGGGTGTGAGCTCGATTATTCTGGGTATCATCACTCTTGGCAGGTTTCTCCTTCTCTGGTAA